One Eurosta solidaginis isolate ZX-2024a chromosome 5, ASM4086904v1, whole genome shotgun sequence DNA segment encodes these proteins:
- the LOC137233979 gene encoding venom protease isoform X1, with protein sequence MLQNVLGFTVNWYIFLIAWLLGLVCFGDSQTCLDSSMRSGLCVSINSCPQFMQDYYEASRTSSQVNDFQMFVSNSMCGFDGNNFMVCCATTYTSPQLGIPLRQAWFSNPAIVQQNAQNANGLQFSSLNSNAAIQLPINVQGSSKVAAENPNTSKPNPSNQNFFLQNTANTVQRGSGMCGISGAYTNKVVGGAESKRGAYPWIAALGYREENKPNAVKFLCGGSLISSRYILTSGHCINALLTTARLGAHDISNPNEVGAINIPIERKVVHEQYISQTVTNDIGLIQLGSEAPKTAKIGPICLPEGEVFNQDFVGMHPFVAGWGAVQFQGPSSNVLRDVQVPIVNQQTCEQSYRSIFQYMTFKDKFICAGNSHVDACQGDSGGPLMMPMLQNGVYKYYILGVVSYGYECARAGFPGVYTRVASYIPWIISHVV encoded by the exons ATGCTACAAAACGTGCTTGGTTTTACTGTTAATTGGTATATTTTTTTGATAGCTTGGCTATTGGGCTTGGTATGCTTCGGTGATT CACAAACTTGTCTGGATTCAAGTATGCGCTCTGGCTTATGTGTTTCAATCAATTCGTGCCCACAATTTATGCAGGATTATTATGAAGCTTCGAGAACATCGTCGCAAGTGAATGATTTTCAAATGTTTGTGAGCAATTCTATGTGTGGATTTGACGGAAATAATTttatg GTCTGCTGTGCCACAACTTACACTTCGCCGCAATTGGGAATACCTTTGAGACAAGCTTGGTTTTCAAATCCTGCGATTGTACAACAAAACGCACAAAATGCCAATGGCTTACAGTTTTCTTCACTAAATTCAAACGCAGCCATACAATTGCCTATCAATGTACAAGGAAGTTCAAAAGTTGCTGCAGAAAACCCCAACACTTCAAAGCCTAATCCCTCAAATCAAAATTTCTTTCTTCAAAACACAGCAAACACAGTTCAGAGAGGGAGTGGCATGTGTGGCATAAGTGGAGCttatacaaataaagttgttggtGGTGCGGAGTCTAAACGTG GCGCTTATCCATGGATTGCCGCTTTGGGTTATCGCGAAGAAAATAAACCGAATGCTGTAAAATTTCTTTGTGGTGGCAGTTTAATATCGAGTCGTTATATTTTAACATCTGGACATTGTATAAATGCCTTGTTGACTACGGCACGTCTGGGTGCGCATGATATTAGTAATCCGAATGAGGTTGGCGCTATAAATATACCAATTGAACGTAAGGTAGTACATGAACAATATATTTCGCAAACTGTCACAAATGATATTGGATTGATTCAACTGGGGTCAGAAGCACCAAAAACAG CGAAAATCGGACCAATTTGCTTACCCGAAGGTGAAGTGTTCAATCAAGATTTCGTGGGCATGCATCCGTTCGTCGCTGGTTGGGGTGCTGTGCAGTTCCAAGGTCCTAGTTCAAATGTTTTGCGTGATGTACAGGTGCCAATTGTAAATCAGCAAACTTGTGAACAATCTTACAGATCAATATTTCAATATATGACATTTAAGGATAAG TTTATTTGCGCTGGAAACTCACACGTAGATGCTTGTCAAGGAGATTCGGGCGGACCACTTATGATGCCGATG cttCAAAATGGAGTCTACAAATATTATATATTGGGCGTTGTCTCATATGGTTACGAATGTGCACGAGCTGGATTTCCTGGAGTTTATACACGCGTCGCATCCTATATACCGTGGATTATCAGCCATGTGGTCTAA
- the LOC137233980 gene encoding hepatitis A virus cellular receptor 1-like: MLWPILCYKLYFWPFLNYLAALKGICPLFPGFLPIFTLTPVAMLTLPTTTTTSTTTAQTTTTTTATITVTTTTTAITTTTTLATTTTAMPTTTTTQVTAFPGSSTTTTLASTQPTTITTQPTTLLPCPAQPLVCLNFGIPPIPNCPCIDPRKSGLTRQANAVVPSSDQMVFSSINTANNGAPNFQQQQVYTSSNPYSYTAGAAGANGAATYVPPNGLPPGSIGSDIMVFSSLNGRRRRRRKRRMITKLGEGKCC, from the coding sequence ATGCTGTGGCCAATTTtgtgttataaattatatttttggccatttttaaattatttggctGCACTGAAAGGGATTTGTCCGCTATTTCCAggttttttgccaatttttacattaacaccgGTTGCCATGTTGACATTGCCAACAACCACAACTACCTCTACTACCACAGCTCAAACAACAACCACTACCACTGCAACCAttacagtaacaacaacaacaacagccattacaacaaccacaacattagcaacaacaacaacagcaatgccTACCACAACTACTACACAAGTTACTGCATTTCCAGgttcatcaacaacaacaacacttgcCTCTACAcaaccaacaacaataacaacacaacCAACAACGCTACTACCATGTCCCGCACAACCTTTGGTGTGTTTAAATTTTGGTATACCTCCAATACCAAACTGTCCATGCATTGATCCAAGAAAAAGTGGTTTGACAAGGCAAGCCAATGCGGTAGTGCCATCTTCAGATCAAATGGTTTTCTCATCAATAAATACAGCAAACAATGgtgcaccaaattttcaacaacaacaagtttataCTTCTTCAAATCCTTATAGTTATACTGCTGGTGCAGCAGGCGCGAATGGAGCAGCGACGTATGTGCCACCCAATGGTTTGCCACCGGGTTCTATCGGTTCGGATATTATGGTGTTTAGTTCGCTTAATGGTCGTCGACGTCGTCGTAGGAAGCGGCGCATGATCACAAAGTTGGGAGAGGGGAAGTGTTGTTGA
- the LOC137233979 gene encoding venom protease isoform X2: MRSGLCVSINSCPQFMQDYYEASRTSSQVNDFQMFVSNSMCGFDGNNFMVCCATTYTSPQLGIPLRQAWFSNPAIVQQNAQNANGLQFSSLNSNAAIQLPINVQGSSKVAAENPNTSKPNPSNQNFFLQNTANTVQRGSGMCGISGAYTNKVVGGAESKRGAYPWIAALGYREENKPNAVKFLCGGSLISSRYILTSGHCINALLTTARLGAHDISNPNEVGAINIPIERKVVHEQYISQTVTNDIGLIQLGSEAPKTAKIGPICLPEGEVFNQDFVGMHPFVAGWGAVQFQGPSSNVLRDVQVPIVNQQTCEQSYRSIFQYMTFKDKFICAGNSHVDACQGDSGGPLMMPMLQNGVYKYYILGVVSYGYECARAGFPGVYTRVASYIPWIISHVV; this comes from the exons ATGCGCTCTGGCTTATGTGTTTCAATCAATTCGTGCCCACAATTTATGCAGGATTATTATGAAGCTTCGAGAACATCGTCGCAAGTGAATGATTTTCAAATGTTTGTGAGCAATTCTATGTGTGGATTTGACGGAAATAATTttatg GTCTGCTGTGCCACAACTTACACTTCGCCGCAATTGGGAATACCTTTGAGACAAGCTTGGTTTTCAAATCCTGCGATTGTACAACAAAACGCACAAAATGCCAATGGCTTACAGTTTTCTTCACTAAATTCAAACGCAGCCATACAATTGCCTATCAATGTACAAGGAAGTTCAAAAGTTGCTGCAGAAAACCCCAACACTTCAAAGCCTAATCCCTCAAATCAAAATTTCTTTCTTCAAAACACAGCAAACACAGTTCAGAGAGGGAGTGGCATGTGTGGCATAAGTGGAGCttatacaaataaagttgttggtGGTGCGGAGTCTAAACGTG GCGCTTATCCATGGATTGCCGCTTTGGGTTATCGCGAAGAAAATAAACCGAATGCTGTAAAATTTCTTTGTGGTGGCAGTTTAATATCGAGTCGTTATATTTTAACATCTGGACATTGTATAAATGCCTTGTTGACTACGGCACGTCTGGGTGCGCATGATATTAGTAATCCGAATGAGGTTGGCGCTATAAATATACCAATTGAACGTAAGGTAGTACATGAACAATATATTTCGCAAACTGTCACAAATGATATTGGATTGATTCAACTGGGGTCAGAAGCACCAAAAACAG CGAAAATCGGACCAATTTGCTTACCCGAAGGTGAAGTGTTCAATCAAGATTTCGTGGGCATGCATCCGTTCGTCGCTGGTTGGGGTGCTGTGCAGTTCCAAGGTCCTAGTTCAAATGTTTTGCGTGATGTACAGGTGCCAATTGTAAATCAGCAAACTTGTGAACAATCTTACAGATCAATATTTCAATATATGACATTTAAGGATAAG TTTATTTGCGCTGGAAACTCACACGTAGATGCTTGTCAAGGAGATTCGGGCGGACCACTTATGATGCCGATG cttCAAAATGGAGTCTACAAATATTATATATTGGGCGTTGTCTCATATGGTTACGAATGTGCACGAGCTGGATTTCCTGGAGTTTATACACGCGTCGCATCCTATATACCGTGGATTATCAGCCATGTGGTCTAA